The DNA window cctgttctgtctccctgtaatgtttgtctgctcttgaatgggattgtgctgaaaatcctaattcattttttacctttttccaGACATTTCTCGGGGGGTTTCTAAGGAATGAAGCCCTTTCATCAGTTGGAGAATATGCGGTATGAAAATGACCGAATCATTTTCAGCACAAAAGTAATGTTCAAGTCTTTATTTCAGATGCTTTCCATGAGCACACAAAGAGTGTCATTTAGTTGCAACCCGACTAAAAGTGGTATTTGTCGTCTTCACGAGGCGTTGCACATGTCGCTGTTGCAACACGAAATGTCGATGAACGCGTTCATCTTCAGCAACTCACAATCCGACAGTTTCATGCATTTTTGGTAGTGGCCGTCTGAAAGGAAAGGCAGAGTTTCAAAATAAAGCTCATGTGACCAAAAGGTGGAGTCAATGGGACGATCTCACATGGCGCTCTCTGGAACCTGGCGGCCGCGCAGCCGTCTTTTTCAGGTTTGCAAGTCTCCACGATGGCCGTGCAATTTTCTCCCGCCTTGTTGGGGACACAGCGATGGCAGTCGAGGGCGCtgcctggggaaaaaaaaaaaagacgtcagACATGAGGAATACGGTAATCTGAGAACATCCTAAAAAGCTCTGCTTCTAAAGGACCATTTTTGAGCATTTGACAAAGAGTTTGCACATTCTTAAAAAGGTCCCctattatatacaaaccccgtttccatatgagttgggaaattaagttagatgtaaatataaacggaatacaatgatttgcaaatcattttcaacccatattcagttgaatatgctacaaagaagttgggaaaggtggcaataaatactgataaagttgaggaatgctcatcaaacacttatttggaacatcccacgggtgtgcaggctaattgggagcaggtgggtgccatgattgggtataaaagtagattccatgaaatgctcagtcattcacaaacaaggatggggcgagggtcaccactttgtcaacaaatgcgtgagcaaattgttgaacagtttaagaaaaacctttctcaaccagctattgcaaggaatttagggatttcaccatctacggtccgtaatatcatcaaagggttcagagaatctggagaaatcactgcacgtaagcagctaagcccgtgaccttccatccctcaggctgtactgcatcaacaagcgacatcagtgtgtaaaggatatcaccacataggctcaggtactcttcagaaacccactgtcagtaactacagttggtcgctacatctgtaagtgcaagttaaaactctcctatgcaaggcgaaaaccgtttatcaacaacacccagaaaggccgtcggcttcgctgggcctgagctcatctaagatggactgatacaaagtggaaaagtgttctgtggtctgacgagtccacatttcaaattgtttttggaaactgtggacgtcgtgtcctccggaccaaagaggaaaagaaccatccggattgttataggcgcaaagttgaaaagccagcatctgtgatggtatgggggtgtattagtgcccaagactgtcatgacttggtcctgggtgtttgcttttccgtgatgcaacggaaagttggctcgggagaggcgggaatgaaggtacatgatttatttaatatatcaaaaaaacgaaaagcgtgcacagtggcggagaataaactatgaaaccaaaagactatagcaaaaaaagtacaaacgaaaagcacgcacagtggcggagaacaaactatgaaaccaaaagactatagcattaataaacaaaaacttacttggcttggacaaaagtagcagtatgaaggatggacatgaaaacaagtgtcagaaatgtacagagcataaatgtgaggatgtcaccagacagacaaactgaaaaacaatgaacttaaatactacagacatgattaacgaaaacaggtgcgtgactcaaaacgtgaaacaggtgcgtgacgtgacaggtgaaaactaatgggtaatcatggaaacaagacaagggagtgaaaagccagaaactaaagagtccaataactaaacaaaacatgacttaaaacaaaacatgattacacagacatgacaaagacatgggtaacttacacatctgtgaaggcgccattaatgctgaaaggtgcgtacag is part of the Nerophis lumbriciformis linkage group LG19, RoL_Nlum_v2.1, whole genome shotgun sequence genome and encodes:
- the ly97.3 gene encoding CD59B glycoprotein, whose translation is MKLLLLALSVALLFTAGSALDCHRCVPNKAGENCTAIVETCKPEKDGCAAARFQRAPYGHYQKCMKLSDCELLKMNAFIDISCCNSDMCNAS